One part of the Nitrospirota bacterium genome encodes these proteins:
- a CDS encoding OmpH family outer membrane protein: protein MKKTVILLMILVTGLFLGMGEVFASELKIGYINAIKIFETTKSGKKAKGVLEDYIKARQKIVDQEEDEIKKLEEELTRQGSVLSAEAKKEKETVFQRKLAAYQKKAVDLNREIQEKKAEVLKEFNKSLEEVVKKTAEKEGYQIVLDKNPDIGTVVYVAESMDLSQKIIEEMDRIKQ, encoded by the coding sequence ATGAAGAAAACCGTCATTTTATTGATGATACTGGTAACAGGCCTTTTTCTAGGAATGGGAGAAGTTTTCGCTTCCGAGTTGAAAATAGGATACATTAACGCAATTAAGATATTTGAAACGACGAAAAGCGGAAAGAAGGCAAAAGGAGTGCTGGAAGATTATATTAAGGCGAGACAAAAGATTGTCGACCAGGAAGAAGATGAAATCAAGAAATTGGAAGAAGAATTAACCCGGCAAGGATCTGTACTCAGTGCAGAAGCCAAGAAAGAGAAAGAGACTGTCTTTCAAAGGAAACTGGCCGCATATCAAAAAAAAGCTGTGGATCTGAATCGGGAGATTCAGGAAAAAAAAGCGGAAGTGTTAAAGGAATTCAATAAGAGCCTTGAAGAAGTGGTAAAGAAGACGGCCGAAAAAGAGGGGTATCAAATTGTGCTCGATAAAAATCCGGATATTGGCACCGTGGTCTATGTGGCCGAATCCATGGATTTGAGCCAAAAGATCATTGAAGAGATGGATAGAATAAAACAATAG
- the lpxD gene encoding UDP-3-O-(3-hydroxymyristoyl)glucosamine N-acyltransferase, with amino-acid sequence MYTVAQLAHLVNGKVIGNAEFPITGFAPAENAKEGEITFLAFPKYLPQVQASRASCVIVSAVVENLQAIQIVVTNPYYAFTLVVNQFEGMSLPSPGISPKSEILKGVTIGENPSIAPFVFIDEGVRLGNRVILFPGVSIGKKVVIGDDALIYSNVSIRDKTRIGNRVTIHDGAVIGSDGFGYVTLEGIHKKIPQVGIAVIEDDVSIGAGVTIDRAALGETRIKEGTKLDDQVHVGHNVTIGAHGLFAAQTGISGSVKIGDYAVTGGQTGFSGHLKVGNHVKMAGKSGITHDIEDNQTIAGFPAVPHLEWKRSVILLNQLSKIQKQVKVLEKRIVELEEKIKEPS; translated from the coding sequence TTGTATACCGTTGCCCAACTCGCTCATCTCGTTAATGGTAAAGTAATTGGAAATGCGGAATTTCCAATTACCGGGTTTGCGCCTGCCGAAAATGCAAAGGAAGGCGAAATAACCTTTCTCGCGTTTCCCAAATACCTGCCTCAGGTCCAGGCCTCCAGGGCAAGTTGTGTCATCGTTTCCGCCGTAGTCGAAAATCTGCAAGCGATTCAGATTGTTGTCACCAATCCATATTACGCCTTTACACTTGTTGTCAACCAATTTGAAGGAATGAGCCTTCCGTCTCCTGGTATTAGCCCAAAATCCGAGATATTAAAAGGAGTGACTATCGGAGAAAACCCGTCTATAGCACCCTTTGTGTTTATCGATGAAGGGGTCCGGCTTGGAAACCGGGTCATTCTTTTTCCCGGAGTGAGTATCGGAAAAAAAGTGGTGATCGGCGACGATGCATTAATTTATTCAAATGTTTCCATTCGTGACAAAACGAGAATCGGAAATCGGGTCACGATACATGATGGCGCTGTGATAGGCAGTGACGGGTTTGGTTATGTGACGCTGGAGGGCATTCATAAAAAAATTCCGCAGGTAGGTATTGCCGTCATTGAAGATGACGTCTCAATTGGAGCAGGCGTGACAATTGACCGGGCGGCGCTGGGAGAAACACGAATCAAGGAAGGGACAAAACTGGATGATCAGGTCCATGTAGGACACAATGTGACCATTGGAGCGCATGGACTTTTCGCAGCACAAACCGGAATATCGGGTAGTGTGAAAATTGGCGATTATGCAGTGACCGGGGGCCAAACCGGTTTTTCCGGACATTTGAAAGTAGGCAACCATGTCAAAATGGCGGGCAAGTCTGGCATTACCCATGATATTGAGGACAATCAGACCATTGCGGGCTTTCCGGCCGTTCCGCACCTGGAATGGAAACGCTCTGTGATCTTGCTTAATCAGCTCTCGAAAATTCAAAAGCAGGTCAAGGTCCTTGAAAAAAGAATTGTAGAACTAGAAGAAAAAATTAAAGAGCCGTCTTAG